TGCGGTCCAATGGCAAATCCAGTGCTTGCTCCAGGCAAATCCGTGTGATACGTGGGAGCTGTGTGTAAGGGGCGCTGCTTTCACGGGGGCAGCTCTTTGGGGGCAGGGCTCAACCTCACCTCTTGTCCCTGGGCAGGTGATGACACAACTGATCCTGAAAGCCGTCTGAGCACGGGAAGGACAGGAAGGGAGCTGAAGAGAAGCCGGCATGGTGTCACCGACGGAGATCGTGCCTGACCATCCCGATCACCTTCCGCGGTGAAATGCCGAGCCCGGTGCACGAGGGGAGTGCACGGGATAGTGTCTGCCCAGGCTACAGGAAGACTTTTGACGCTGTACCCCATGAGATCCTCCGAGAGAAGTTGTGGGAGTATGGGCTGGATGAGCCGAGAGGGGCTGCACTGAACAGGGGCGGTATGGCCGAGCCCAGAGCAGGGCGTTCCGCGGCCAGTAATGACCAGTGAGCCCCGGGGTTAGTACTGGGTCCAGTCCCGTCTAACACCGCCATTAGAGACCTGGAGGCCACGCAGAGCACCCTCAGCACGGTGACAGATGACATCGAGCGGGGAGAGGTGGCTTCACCCGGCGGGTCGTGCTGCTCCGTGGTGCGGAGGGATCCAGGATGGGCTGCAGAGACAGGGGGCAGGAGCCTGGGGAGGGTCAGCACGGGGCAGTGCTGGGTCCTGACCTGGGAGGAACAGCCTCAGGACGGGCCGGGGGCAGCcggctgggaagcagctctgcagaaaaggcTGCGCGGGTCCCGGGAGACACCGAGTTGACCATGAACCAACAACGGGCCCTTGGCGCGTCCTGGACACCATCTCGTAGCGCCGGGCCCAGCGCTAGCTCCCCAGGACAAGAGGGACACAGACAAGCTGGGGAGAGCCCGCCGAGCGCCCTGCGATACTGCAGGACTGGAGCGTCTCTGCTGGGGtaaggctgagggagctgcggCTGCTCAgcgcagagcagagcagggctgcacgGCTGTGACACCTctggggaggggtctgggggtgaGCCCAGCGCTCCCGGGGTGCCCAGAGACGGGACCGGGGGCGGGGCCTCATCCGGGGGCGGGGCCTCatccgggggcggggcctgTCCCGCCCGGGCCGTGCGCAGCGTGACGTGTCCCGGCAGCCCCCGCGGCCGCGCGcggcgatggcggcggcgggTGCGGAGGAGCGGCGCGAGTGGCGGGGGGCGCCGGGGCCGGAGCGCGGCCATAgctccggccccggcccgcTGGGCTCCCTGCTCAGCCGGTTGCCGCTggcgcccgccccggccccacGGCGCCGCACCGCCAGCCAGTGCAAGCCGGAGCCGCCGCTGCTGCGCACCAGCAAACGGACCATCTACACGGCCGGGCGGCCGCCTTGGTACAGCGAGACCGGCGCGCCCGTGGACGAGGCCTTTGTCATCGGTGAGCGGTGGGAcggggccggggaggggaggggatggagccAGGCCAGAAAGGGGATGGAACCGAGACCGGGTCGGGGAGGGGATGGAGGCCGGACCGGGGCCAGGATCGGGCTGCCGTCGGAAGTCGTGGAACCAGGGCCCGAGCGACggcccaggaggggctgggaccGGGCTGGAGCCGGATCCGGGGCCGTGACGGATCCGGGGCCGGGGCGGtgccccgccgctccccgcagGCCTGTGCGGCGGCAGCGCCTCAGGCAAGACCACGGTGGCGACGCGGATCATCGAGGCGCTGGACGTGCCCTGGGTCGTGCTGCTCTCCATGGACTCCTTCTACAAGGTGCGGGACGGGGATGCGGGGGTCCGGTACAGCGCTGAGCGGTGCCAATACTCGCGGTTCCAAGGCGCGGCAGAGCGGCGCTGATGCTCGGGGCTGCAGGGATCCGGTGCGGCACTGAGCGGTGCTGGTGCCTGTGGATGCCAGGATCCGGCGCAGTGCTGAGTCGTGCTGGTGCCCCGGTCCGGGCATCCGGCATGGCGCTGAGCAGTGCCGGTGCCTGCAGGTGCTGGATGAGGGGCAGCAGGCGCTGGCAGCCCGCAGCGACTACAACTTCGACCACCCCGATGCCTTTGACTTCGAGCTGCTCGTCAGTGTCCTGCGCAAGCTCAAGAAGGGCAAGAGCGTGAAGGTGCCGGTGTATGACTTCACCACGCACAGCCGGCGCCGCGAGTGGGTGGGTGCCGCAGGGGTCGGGCTGGGCCTGGGTGGCAGAGTAGTGGGAAAGTGGAGCACCTCTGGGGTCTGCAGGGCCTGGAAGGCTAAAGGGAAGGGGCGGCTGGGGGTCATCAGGAGTGGGGGACATCAGGATTCTGGGGAGACTGTGGGTGGATCTGCAAACAGGCCTGCACAGATATGAGGAAAGGGCTCAGTGTGAAGGGGTGCCGGGGGCTGGCATTGGGGAGAGGATCTGTAGCAAGGTTCAGGGTCTGTCCTGGGCTGGAGCATCATGCACAGGGATGAACTAGGGCTCCAAGACATTGGGTGCTGCGGAACAGTTATGGGAGCCCCAACACAGTGGTGAGAGCCCAGGGGCATCAGTGCACTGTCTGTGTCAGTGTTGGTGCTGCCGTGGCACATGAGAGAAACAGGACAAGCCCGGCTCTTGTCTGCCTGCAGAAAACAGTGTATGGGGCCAATGTCATCGTGTTCGAAGGGATCCTGGCCTTTGCCAACAAGGAGCTGCTCAAGGTATCGCTGCCTCAGGTGGCCGCTGGCCCGGGAGgggatgtgctgcagcaggacaggcactGGCCTGTGTGCCACTGCAGCAGTGGGGGCTGCGGAGGGAGAGGTCATCCCACTTGCTGCCAGAGCACTACGTGTCAGAGGCCTCAGGGGAGGTGATGCTGGGTGCCATCGCTGCGTGGTAGAGGGGAGTAACACAGGTATGATGAGAGCTGCATAGGGGGGTGCTCACCCCTCCCAGTTTTCCAGCTTCTGGACATGAAAGTGTTCGTGGACACGGACTCTGACATCCGGCTGGTGCGGCGGCTGCAGCGTGACACCATGGAGCGCGGGCGTGATGTGGCAGGGGTCATCAAGCAGTACAACAAGTTTGTGAAGCCAGCCTTTGAGCAGTACATTGAGCCCACCGTGCAGGTTGCTGACATCGTGGTGCCCAGGGGTGAGGCCAGAGCTGACCCCAGCGCTGGGAGTGGGTGTTCTGGGGCAGGGGTGGGTCAGCCTCCGCCCCACCCGgctcctctgctccactctCAGGTGGGGAAAACTTCGTGGCGCTGGACCTCATTGTGCAGCATGTGCACAGCCAGCTGGAGAAGGTGAGCCAGTGGTGAGGAGGAGAAGGGTCCTGCACGCAGAGAGCAGGATGTGGCTGCACACAGACCTGtgctcctggagcacctgggGGGAGTCTTGACATCGCCCCTCTGTTCTCAGAAGGCCCCGGCATGGTGCTTGGGGGAGCAGATCTGTGAGGCGGGCACTGGGGTGGAGGGTGGGGAGCCACCTGGGTTGTTttggtggctgtgctggcctGTGAGTGACTGACAGGGTGTCCTTCCTGTTCCCCTGTGCTGCGCTGATGACCTCTCTACCATCCAGCGGGAGATTACAGTCAGGTATGTGGGACCCACCACTGCAGAGGAGCCAGTTCTGGGTTGGGGTGGGGGGCTGCTGGCATCCACTGGATTCCAAGTCTTGGtgcctctctgtccctgctggcagAGCTTCGCTGACGTGCCTAAGTGTAGCTTAGGTGCTGCAGAGGCTGTTGTCAGCTTCCTGGGGCctgtctggctgcagctgtgggctCTGCGTGACACATCCTACACTGTAGCTGATGCATGTGGCCAGGTCCCTGTCCTGGTCCCATCCCTGTCTGGAGCAGGGcttctgcctcagctgctgGGTTGTCCTGGGCTGTTGGCTTCAGCAGGAAAAGTGCCGTGTGTGGTCCATGTTCCTGGCAGTTCATGTCCCATCTGAGCAGGACAGCCCTCATCCTTTGCACAGTGTGCAGCCCGATCCTGGGGTGCATGGCAGTGTCCTgccctgcaaagctgctggtCCTggtgctggccaaggctggtgctgcagagactgcagcagcaggatgtgtGGTCCAGGAGGTTCGCTCCAGTCTTTTTGGGTAGTCCAGCTTTGGGATCTCATACCTGGCATCAGACTTGGGGCCTTCTTCAGGATCCAGGCAGGAAGGCCAAGCACGATGCCCACCTTGCACGGGGGTTCTCCTGGAGCCTTCCTTTGGCAGGGTCATGTCCTTCCAAGGGCCCTATGTTGTGGCTCTGCGtgtgctgcacagctctgaCCCCCTTCCTCActgcagggcagccctggccTCCGCCCACCAAGGACAGCCACTGCCAAAGACGCTGAGTGTCCTGGAGAGCACGCCGCAGGTGCGGGGCATGCACACCATCATCAGGTACATCCCTGCCCCCAGGCCTGTTCTCTAGGCTGTTTGGTGGGGTCACACCACAAGGCCTGGGGTGAGTTCTTCCCCTTTGCCCCTGGGACCTCAGTTGTGGGTGTTGGCCTGGAGCAGAATAGCTGAATGGAGCTGGCCCTGGTCCCACAGGCACTTCTCTGGTGACCAGATCTCTGCACATCTGCTTTGGGTGATTCCTGAGCCAAGGGCAGGCTTTTCCTACAATGAGAGGGGACTGGTTGGCTCTTTCCTCACTGGAGCACAGGTGGAGCAGCTGGTGGCATGGAGCAAGGGGTAccttgctcctctcccaggacaCTTGCATTTAGAGCCACCTTAGAGAAGGAACCTGGGCAGGTGTTTCTATGACTTCACCACTCTTGATCTTTTCATTGCCCTCTGatgctccttttctccagatgACTGTAGCATTAGTTAGAGGAGGGTCAAGGGCTTCAGGACTACTGAGAGGTTCCTTGTTTTTGTGGCTGTAGACTCTGGCAGCTGCCACATGTGtttctgcacagcagagaggggaTGTTGAGCTCAATCAGGTCCTCCTGTGCCTGCTCATTCTATGGCTGCTATGGCACCTGTATGTTGGTTTGGAAAGTGTAACCTTCTGTCCTTATCAGAGACCTGGAGAGGATCGAGTGCACTTTCAGTaggtttgcagatgacaccaagttgggtgggatgaaggctctgcagagggattgGGACAAGCTGGATCGATGTGCTGAGACCAGCGGTGTGAGGGTCAACAtggccaagtgccaggtcctgcccttgggtcacaacaaccccatgaAGTGCTCTaggctgggacagaggggctggaaagctggaaaggccctgggggtgtTGGTCGACAGTGGCTCAACATgagcccaggtgggcaagaggccaatggcacctgggctgtcccagctggGCACTACTGGGGCACCTCCAGTCTTGGGGCAATTCTGGGCCCCTCCTGACAAGAGAGACATTGAGAGGCTGGAGCATGTCCTGGGAAAAGAtcggagctggggaagggcctggagtcccaggagcagctgatggagctggggggggggctcagcctggggaaaaggaggcttggGGGGACCTTCTCGGTCTCTATAGCTTCCTGACAGGAGGatgcagccaggtgagggtcaggctctgctcccatgGAATAAGGGACAAGAGGAAACTgcctcaggctgctccagagatttaggttggatattgggaacaatttcttcatggaaaggtttgtccagcctcctcacagctgctccaggtagtgatggagtctccatccctggtgGAATTTAGAAACCAcatggatgtggcatttgggtAGGTGGGCTAgaggtggccttggcagtgctgggggagcagctggacTTGATCgcaaagggcttttccaacccaacAGTTTATGATCTTCTGATACTCATGACCAC
The window above is part of the Corvus moneduloides isolate bCorMon1 chromosome 3, bCorMon1.pri, whole genome shotgun sequence genome. Proteins encoded here:
- the LOC116441889 gene encoding uridine-cytidine kinase-like 1 — protein: MAAAGAEERREWRGAPGPERGHSSGPGPLGSLLSRLPLAPAPAPRRRTASQCKPEPPLLRTSKRTIYTAGRPPWYSETGAPVDEAFVIGLCGGSASGKTTVATRIIEALDVPWVVLLSMDSFYKVLDEGQQALAARSDYNFDHPDAFDFELLVSVLRKLKKGKSVKVPVYDFTTHSRRREWKTVYGANVIVFEGILAFANKELLKLLDMKVFVDTDSDIRLVRRLQRDTMERGRDVAGVIKQYNKFVKPAFEQYIEPTVQVADIVVPRGGENFVALDLIVQHVHSQLEKREITVRAALASAHQGQPLPKTLSVLESTPQVRGMHTIIRNKDTTRDEFIFYSKRLMRLLIEHALSFLPLKSVTVETPQGTMYEGKRFHRQRITGVSILRAGETMEQALTAVCKDIRLGKILIQTNLDTGEPELHYLRLPKEISEDYVILMDSTVSTGAAAMMAVRVLLDHDVQEDRIFLLSLLMAEMGVHSVAYAFPRVHIITTAVDKRVNEEFHIIPGIGNFGDRYFGTDGPSAWCESDSIDC